Proteins found in one Oncorhynchus tshawytscha isolate Ot180627B linkage group LG25, Otsh_v2.0, whole genome shotgun sequence genomic segment:
- the si:ch1073-13h15.3 gene encoding LOW QUALITY PROTEIN: inactive all-trans-retinol 13,14-reductase (The sequence of the model RefSeq protein was modified relative to this genomic sequence to represent the inferred CDS: inserted 6 bases in 4 codons; deleted 2 bases in 1 codon; substituted 2 bases at 2 genomic stop codons): protein MGLVKVSTSSASSLLRIVFDQITEGQLEFVELDQHFDTIQIGEGEDKREYTILSGKTELEAHLKNQFPDGVTAIETFFKIMKVSAKKTNDLASLKLIPQWLALFLLKSGITNLCSSIYTLSGTGATDXGTLTTNKDLHVIFSYLFYGTWSXLYFMSPPKDSSVRINALLLQHYKRGAYYPKGGGSEISYHIIPVIQKSGDNVLVRAPVTQILVNNDGAAYGVKVRKGQEEVEVHPPVIISNCGLFTTFQKXLPPETQTKPDIQERLDMMKHGRGSLLVFSGFDGTQEELGIVSTNFWLFKKNYMDGSMEGFFAMSKEDAPDKCVYFFVPQIRCRXVSDVYHVTFPGKSCMTMLTMVKYEWFEEWTDTSVRKRGDDYTNYKMKFANNLXDWACTLFPKLREKLVFQDVATPLTNMHYLGAHCGAMYSAEHNLXRFHAEAVARNRCSTPVKNLFISGQDVFSCGIAGALHGGLLCASTVLDHIVYINLLFLKKKQKDGQAG, encoded by the exons ATGGGTCTAGTGAAG GTCTCCACTTCATCAGCCAGCAGTCTGCTGCGTATTGTCTTCGACCAGATCACAGAGGGCCAGTTGGAGTTTGTGGAGCTGGACCAGCACTTTGACACCATCCAAATCGGCGAGGGAGAGGACAAACGCGAGTACACCATCTTGTCTGGCAAGACAGAGTTGGAGGCTCACCTGAAAAATCAGTTTCCAGACGGCGTCACTGCCATTGaaacttttttcaaaatcatGAAG GTGTCAGCCAAGAAGACTAACGATCTGGCCTCTCTGAAGCTGATCCCCCAGTGGCTGGCTCTGTTCTTGCTGAAGTCTGGCATCACAAACCTCTGCTCCTCCATCTATACCCTCTCTGGTACTGGAGCTACAG CTGGCACCTTGACCACCAACAAGGACCTTCACGTCATCTTCAGTTACCTCTTCTACGGTACTTGGTCTTAAC TTTATTTTATGTCCCCCCCCAAGGATTCCAGTGTTAGGATCAATGCTCTTCTGTTGCAACACTACAAGAGAGGAGCGTACTACCCTAAAGGAGGAGGCAGTGAGATCTCCTACCACATCATCCCTGTCATCCAGAAGTCTGGAGACAACGTCCTGGTCAGAGCACCTGTCACTCAGATCCTGGTCAACAATGACGGGGCAGCATATG GTGTAAAGGTGAGAAAGGgacaggaggaggtggaggtacaTCCTCCTGTGATCATCTCCAACTGTGGTCTGTTCACCACCTTCCAGAAGTGACTGCCCCCTGAGACCCAGACCAAACCAG ACATCCAGGAACGTTTAGACATGATGAAACATGGCAGAGGATCATTATTGGTCTTCTCTGGCTTTGATGGAACTCAAGAGGAGCTGGGTATCGTCTCCACCAACTTCTGGCTCTTCAAAAAGAATTATATGGATGGCTC AATGGAAGGGTTCTTTGCCATGAGTAAAGAGGATGCACCTGATAAGTGTGTTTACTTCTTTGTGCCACAAATACGCTGCAG CGTGTCGGATGTATACCATGTTACATTTCCAGGGAAATCCTGCATGACGATGTTGACCATGGTGAAATACGAGTGGTTTGAGGAATGGACAGATACCTCAGTAAGGAAAAGGGGAGATGACTATACCAACTACAAAATGAAATTTGCAAACAATCT TGACTGGgcatgcaccctattccccaagCTGAGGGAAAAG TTGGTGTTCCAGGACGTTGCGACC CCCCTGACTAACATGCACTACCTGGGAGCCCATTGCGGGGCCATGTACTCTGCTGAGCACAACC GGCGCTTCCATGCTGAGGCTGTGGCCAGGAACCGTTGCTCCACCCCTGTCAAAAACCTCTTTATCTCAG GGCAGGATGTGTTCAGCTGTGGGATAGCTGGAGCGTTGCACGGGGGTCTCCTGTGTGCCTCCACGGTCCTGGACCACATCGTCTACATCAACCTCCTCTTCCTCAAGAAGAAGCAGAAAGATGGCCAGGCTGGTTAA